In one Pseudomonas tensinigenes genomic region, the following are encoded:
- a CDS encoding paraquat-inducible protein A encodes MKRPPTASELNLCLCHSCGLACDMTDEPHECPRCDAPLHRRKTNSLARTWAYMLAALAFYVPANLLPVMNTTMLGSGADSTIMSGVLEFWEHGAWDIALIIFIASIAVPGVKFVALTLLLMTVQRDSAWARKERSKLFRFVELIGYWSMLDVLVVALVAALVKFQALGDIEPRPGILFFGLVVVFTMLAAMSFDPRLIWDKDTDESLSDAEPQAAPATGGAVPDPTGA; translated from the coding sequence ATGAAACGGCCACCGACTGCCAGCGAACTCAATCTGTGCCTGTGCCACAGCTGCGGGCTGGCTTGCGACATGACCGACGAGCCGCACGAGTGCCCGCGTTGCGACGCGCCGCTGCACCGGCGCAAGACCAATTCACTGGCGCGCACTTGGGCCTACATGCTCGCGGCGCTGGCGTTTTACGTGCCGGCCAATCTGCTGCCGGTGATGAACACCACCATGCTCGGCAGCGGCGCCGACAGCACGATCATGAGCGGCGTGCTGGAGTTCTGGGAGCACGGCGCCTGGGACATCGCGCTGATCATTTTCATCGCCAGCATCGCCGTGCCGGGAGTCAAGTTCGTCGCCCTGACGCTGCTGCTGATGACCGTGCAGCGCGACAGCGCCTGGGCGCGCAAAGAGCGCTCGAAGCTGTTCCGCTTCGTCGAGCTGATCGGCTATTGGTCGATGCTCGACGTGCTGGTGGTGGCGCTGGTCGCAGCATTGGTGAAGTTTCAGGCGCTGGGCGATATCGAGCCACGACCGGGCATTCTGTTTTTCGGCCTGGTCGTGGTGTTCACCATGCTCGCAGCGATGAGTTTCGATCCGCGCCTGATCTGGGACAAGGACACGGACGAATCCCTCAGCGACGCTGAACCTCAAGCAGCACCTGCAACGGGTGGCGCAGTGCCTGATCCGACTGGCGCTTGA
- a CDS encoding paraquat-inducible protein A yields the protein MVNTEHLIICEHCDCVYEKAVLAKHQKTSCVRCGGVLQRFNGLTVEQRLALTFTAAMLWLFANFYPVMSISLKGLKNSATLWDSVLALSQGPITFMAMVAAISIIIAPAFQLVLLIWVLSFALSSRRAPGFKLCMRWLETLRPWSMLEVCLLGAMVAVFKLAGLLDVLPGIGLFALAVLSLMMIRIAGRDIRDLWDIL from the coding sequence ATGGTCAACACCGAACACCTGATCATTTGCGAGCACTGCGACTGTGTGTACGAAAAAGCCGTGCTGGCCAAACACCAGAAAACCTCGTGCGTGCGCTGCGGCGGCGTACTGCAGCGCTTCAACGGTTTGACCGTCGAACAGCGCCTGGCCTTGACCTTCACAGCGGCGATGTTATGGCTGTTCGCCAATTTCTATCCGGTGATGAGCATCAGTCTCAAAGGCCTGAAAAACAGCGCGACGCTGTGGGATTCAGTGCTGGCGCTGAGTCAGGGGCCGATCACGTTCATGGCGATGGTCGCGGCGATTTCGATCATCATTGCCCCGGCATTTCAACTGGTGCTGCTGATCTGGGTGCTTAGTTTCGCGCTGTCATCGCGACGCGCGCCGGGCTTCAAGCTGTGCATGCGCTGGCTGGAAACCCTGCGGCCGTGGAGCATGCTTGAGGTATGCCTGCTCGGAGCGATGGTGGCGGTGTTCAAACTGGCCGGATTGCTCGACGTGTTGCCCGGCATCGGCCTGTTCGCACTGGCCGTGCTGAGCCTGATGATGATCAGGATTGCCGGCCGCGATATCCGCGACCTCTGGGACATTCTATGA
- a CDS encoding DUF1624 domain-containing protein, giving the protein MTIVLPRSAPLATGRLLSIDALRGLVILFMLLDHVRETFLLHRQVSDPMDIASTEPALFFSRTLAHLCAPVFVLLTGLSAWLFGEKYAGKADVSAFLFKRGLFLVLLEFTLVNFAWTFQLPPSVIYLQVIWAIGLSMIALSLLVWLPRWLLLTLSLMIIGGHNLLDAVHFPVESALHVPWAILHDRGWIEVSDTLRLRTSYPLLPWIGVIGLGYALGPWFARGVEAGFRQLHLLIAGSAGLLGFVGLRLINGYGEKPWAVGDTSVQTLMSFFNITKYPPSLLFIALTVSVGLLLLLAFERLQDRRWIRWLTVFGSAPMFFYLLHLYALKVLYLIGVALFGLNQGSYFGFSSVAAIWLAAALLSIALFPAVRWFSALKARRRDIAWLKYL; this is encoded by the coding sequence ATGACGATTGTGCTTCCTCGTTCTGCCCCGTTAGCCACTGGCCGGCTGCTGTCCATTGATGCCCTCAGAGGCCTGGTCATTCTGTTCATGCTGCTCGACCACGTGCGTGAAACCTTTTTGCTGCATCGCCAGGTCAGCGACCCGATGGACATTGCCAGCACTGAACCGGCGCTGTTTTTCAGTCGCACCCTGGCGCATCTGTGCGCGCCGGTATTTGTGTTGCTGACGGGATTGTCGGCATGGTTGTTCGGCGAAAAGTACGCAGGCAAGGCCGATGTCAGCGCCTTTCTGTTCAAGCGTGGTCTGTTTCTGGTGCTACTGGAATTCACGTTGGTGAACTTCGCGTGGACCTTCCAGCTGCCACCGAGCGTGATTTATCTGCAAGTGATCTGGGCGATCGGCTTGAGCATGATCGCCTTGTCGCTGCTGGTCTGGCTGCCGCGCTGGCTGTTGCTGACGTTGAGCCTGATGATCATCGGCGGACACAACCTGCTCGACGCGGTGCATTTTCCAGTGGAGTCGGCGCTGCATGTGCCGTGGGCGATTTTGCATGATCGTGGCTGGATCGAAGTCAGCGACACTCTGCGCCTGCGCACGTCGTATCCGTTGTTGCCTTGGATCGGTGTGATCGGTCTGGGTTATGCGCTGGGGCCGTGGTTCGCTCGCGGCGTTGAAGCGGGATTTCGTCAACTGCACCTGCTGATTGCTGGTAGCGCCGGACTGCTCGGTTTTGTCGGGCTGCGGCTGATCAATGGCTATGGCGAAAAACCGTGGGCCGTGGGCGACACGTCCGTGCAAACCCTGATGAGCTTTTTCAACATCACCAAGTACCCGCCGTCGTTGCTGTTTATCGCGCTGACCGTGAGCGTCGGGCTGTTGCTGCTACTGGCATTCGAACGCTTGCAGGATCGTCGCTGGATTCGCTGGTTGACCGTGTTCGGTTCGGCGCCGATGTTTTTCTACCTGCTGCATCTGTACGCGTTGAAGGTGTTGTACCTGATCGGCGTGGCCCTGTTCGGGCTGAATCAGGGCAGCTATTTCGGCTTCTCGTCAGTGGCGGCGATCTGGCTGGCGGCAGCGCTTCTGTCAATTGCGCTGTTCCCGGCCGTGCGCTGGTTCTCGGCGTTGAAGGCCCGTCGTCGCGACATCGCCTGGTTGAAGTACCTGTAA